In Flavobacterium enshiense, the genomic stretch CTCCACCGATTTCATATCAAATTTCGTAACCACGTCGGCTTTCAGGATTCCGGAAAGCGGTTTATCCAATTTCACCGGATAAGCTTTAGTTACATTGGCCAGATTAACAACCCCTTTCAATTCGGCATTTACCAAGGCATTTTCGGCTATATTTCTAATGTTAGCTTTTGCGCTGAAAACATCCTGATCGATACGGAACGACAATTTATCTACATTCACATAAGTATCATTCATTAAACCTGTTTCGTTGATGATTTTAGTATCTATTTTAATATCCTGAACCGATTTCGGTAAATCCGGATACTGGAACGAAGCATTATCAGAGGCGATAGCAATATTGAATTTTGGAATGGTTGCATCGGTCAACTCACCTTTCACAGTTCCACCCACCCGGAATTCACCGGTAGTTTTTACGGTACTGATATTACCCGCATAAGCCGCCGGAATCAGTCCTAAGAAATTTTTAAAATCAGAAGTAGGTGTTTTGAATTTCAGGTCGTACACCTGCCCCTTTTCCACCATTTGGATGAACCCGTCAAACTCCAATGGTAACTGATTAATTAATGCCTTATTGTTTCGGAACGTGTACTTTTGATTTTTCATATCGATTCCCAAAACGGCATCAAGGGACAACACTACATCTTTCATGTAATTCATTTTGTCCACATCCAATGACAATTTGGCTGTCGACTTGGTCTTTAAATCCAGATTATCCGCTGCTAAATCACCCGTTCCTTCATGGTTCAGGCTATCGATAACCATTTTAATTTTGGATTTTTCATCCGTATAACGGAAACGAAGATTCTCAATCGAATATTTTTGAATACTCATAGCAAACGGTTTGCTTTTGACCTCGTCTCCAGGCTTTTCTTCTTTCAAAGCAATGTCGAAATTACCAATACCGTCTTTATTAAAAATGATATTCACCAATCCGTCTTTTGAAGAAAAACCTTCAATGTTCATAGCTTCACCTTCCCCTTTGAACAACTCCTTTACAGACATCTTCAAGTTGACTTCGCCGGCATAAAACAACGTATCCCCTTCAAAAGGCGCCTTGTTGATAATACTCAGCTTATCGATAGTTACACTGGCATTGGGAAAGTTTTTAAAAAGACTTAACCCAACATCTTCAAAAGCTATCTTAGCATCGACTTTTTCGTTTATAGATTTAGTTACCAGCTCTTTTATTTTGTCTTTGAACAAAAAAGGCGTCGCTGCTAAAGCGACGATAATAACCAACAGAGAAATCCCTGCTATCTTCAAAATTTTCTTTGCCATTTTTAAAACTATTAATCTTACGAAAATACTACAAAAAACAAAACCAACTTATCTATAAAACGTAAATAAGTTGGTTTAGTTGTTTATGGTCGTTGATTTTTACTGAACATTGAAATCAAAAGGCATTACCGCCTGAACACCTCTTCGTTGGTTTACTTTTCGAATTCGGTCTAAAACCTGATAATTTTCCTCTCCGATTTCCTCTTTTATCAAAGCTTCTTTTGACTGGAACATTGAAATGCCTCCTAAATTACGAAGCAAATCTTCAAAGGTTTTTTCGTATTCCGGAAAATCTTCTGTCCTGTACTCTTTTATTTTTGCCAATGTCGCCGCATGTTTAATCGCCGCATCCATTCCACCGATTTTATCCACTAATCCTAACTTTATAGCATCGGCGCCAGTCCACACACGTCCTTGCGCAACGGCATCAACCTGTTCAACGGTCATTTTTCTTCCTGCCGACACACGCTTTAAGAATGTAGTATAAATGGTTTCAATACTCTCCGTTACAACTTCTTTAAATTTAGCATCTATCGGTTCAAAAACACTGTAACCGCTTGCATTCTGATGTGTTTTTACCTGTTCGGCATTAATCCCCAATTTAGTAGCCAACGGATGAAAATTAGGCAAAGCACCAAAAACTCCGATAGAACCCGTAATCGTATTGGCTTCCGCAAAAATCGTATTAGCATTACACGAAATGTAATAACCACCAGAAGCGGCCAAATTCCCCATTGAAACAACGACAGGCTTCACTTTTTTAGTCAGTTCAATTTCCCTCCAGATCAATTCGGAAGTCAGTGCATTCCCTCCCGGAGAATCCACGCGTAAAACCACTGCTTTTACATCTTCGTCATTCCTCGCTTCTTCCAATGAACGGCGCATAGAACCTTCACCTATATAACTCACATCACCTTCACCGGATTGTATTTCTCCCTGAGCATAAACGATGGCAATTATATCTTTCTTGGAATAATCGATATTGGTTCTGGCTACACCCTCGGCATAATCCAGAATGCTAATCTTGTTGTATTCATCTTCTTTATCAACCTTCAAAGCTTTACGGATACCATTGTGGTATTCGTCTTCATAACCAATCTTGTCGATCAGGTGTTTCTGCAACGCCAATTCAGGGGTACGCGCTCCAAGTGAGTTGGCAATAGCATTTAGACTATCCACGGAAATCTTTCTGCTCTTGGAAATATCGTCAACAACCGAAGTCCACATTGAATTCAACAAAGCACTCATTTGTTCTCTATTGGCTTCACTCATCTCATTTTCCAAAAACGGCTCTACGGCGCTTTTGTATTTACCGTGACGGATGACTTCCATTTTAACTCCGGATTTATCTTCGAAATCTTTAAAGAACAACACTTCGGCAGACAATCCTTTAAATTCCATTTCTCCAACCGGGTTAAGATAAATCGTGTCGGCAACGGAATTCAGGTAATATTCTTTCTGTGAAAACGCATTGGCATAAGCAACAACAAATTTCCCAGATTTCTTGAATTCTTCCAGCTTACGGCGAATGGCTTTACTTTGCGCTAATCCTACTACGGATTCATCGTTCAAAATCGAAATCCCTTTAATTTTATCGTCGGTTTTGGCTGCATCGATAGCATTTAAAACATCGGTTACGCCATCGTGTTTGGTTTCAAAATAATCAAAATCCGTGAACTTGAATTGCCCTCCATAGTCCTGTGTCACTTCCTTCAAATCCAATT encodes the following:
- the sppA gene encoding signal peptide peptidase SppA; the encoded protein is MKFLGNVLATVVGLFVFFMIFFFGIVLIGAIFGGDGDHVKVKKNSVIELDLKEVTQDYGGQFKFTDFDYFETKHDGVTDVLNAIDAAKTDDKIKGISILNDESVVGLAQSKAIRRKLEEFKKSGKFVVAYANAFSQKEYYLNSVADTIYLNPVGEMEFKGLSAEVLFFKDFEDKSGVKMEVIRHGKYKSAVEPFLENEMSEANREQMSALLNSMWTSVVDDISKSRKISVDSLNAIANSLGARTPELALQKHLIDKIGYEDEYHNGIRKALKVDKEDEYNKISILDYAEGVARTNIDYSKKDIIAIVYAQGEIQSGEGDVSYIGEGSMRRSLEEARNDEDVKAVVLRVDSPGGNALTSELIWREIELTKKVKPVVVSMGNLAASGGYYISCNANTIFAEANTITGSIGVFGALPNFHPLATKLGINAEQVKTHQNASGYSVFEPIDAKFKEVVTESIETIYTTFLKRVSAGRKMTVEQVDAVAQGRVWTGADAIKLGLVDKIGGMDAAIKHAATLAKIKEYRTEDFPEYEKTFEDLLRNLGGISMFQSKEALIKEEIGEENYQVLDRIRKVNQRRGVQAVMPFDFNVQ